A genomic stretch from Pararhizobium sp. IMCC21322 includes:
- a CDS encoding suppressor of fused domain protein: protein MSLWKRMMGRRPEIEPVVPAKRSGSRRRVREADDITDIAAEEAFDGALTESIRARWTYWNKLGDLAPDLIAPQVNSIYKNVPAWPSDRLAFLTIEREASTIMATDGLSDPFEDQNRSNQGFRVEFFMDITERPLSEQSRHIAVETLMTIAYNTVARGGIEDLLDEHGLISMEIPESDLPATHLTSDGSAGILLGGPKADFETLYVDGPLGDIELVSLTLLTGRETDLIRKKGAGARADIAQNLLESGIGHRTIIGRPSII, encoded by the coding sequence ATGAGTCTTTGGAAGCGAATGATGGGACGGCGGCCTGAAATAGAGCCGGTTGTGCCCGCCAAACGTAGTGGCTCGAGAAGGCGTGTTCGCGAAGCTGATGACATAACCGACATTGCCGCAGAAGAAGCTTTTGACGGTGCTCTCACCGAAAGCATTCGCGCCCGCTGGACCTATTGGAACAAGCTTGGCGATCTCGCTCCTGATTTGATCGCCCCCCAGGTTAATTCCATATACAAAAATGTCCCCGCATGGCCCTCGGATCGGCTTGCATTCCTGACCATCGAACGGGAAGCCTCAACAATAATGGCCACGGATGGGTTGTCCGACCCGTTTGAGGATCAGAACCGCAGTAATCAGGGCTTCCGTGTCGAGTTCTTTATGGACATCACGGAACGACCCTTATCTGAACAGTCGCGCCATATCGCAGTCGAAACACTAATGACCATTGCCTACAACACGGTTGCGCGGGGCGGTATCGAAGACCTCCTGGATGAACATGGTCTGATTTCCATGGAGATTCCTGAAAGTGATTTACCGGCAACGCATCTCACATCCGATGGCAGCGCCGGGATACTGCTTGGAGGCCCAAAGGCTGACTTTGAAACGCTGTATGTTGATGGCCCTTTGGGGGACATTGAACTCGTATCACTCACACTTTTGACGGGCCGCGAGACAGACCTGATCCGCAAAAAAGGTGCCGGTGCAAGGGCTGACATTGCCCAAAACCTGCTGGAATCAGGTATTGGACACCGAACAATCATCGGTCGACCATCGATTATCTAA
- a CDS encoding BMP family ABC transporter substrate-binding protein: MNRIAKILAGVITLSALALAGPVLAASHGKTKIGFIYVGPVGDHGWSYQHNQGRLAIEEAFGDKVETTYVENVSEGPDAERAIERLAREGFNMIFTTSFGYMNPTVKVAAKFPDIYFEHATGYKRADNVSTYSSRFYEGRYIIGQIAAKVSETGTAGYIASFPIPEVVRGINAFMLGAQSVNPDFKLKVVWVNTWFDPGKEADAAKALIDQGVDVISQHTDSPAPLQVAAERGVKGFGQASDMIRFAPEAQLTSIVDVWDAYYVSRVQAAMDGTWESTDTWGGLDADMVEMAAYTNLPDDVAAEAAVTQESIRSGQFHPFTGPIYKQDGSLLVGEGEIVDDGTLLGMNFYVKGVDGDLPQ; the protein is encoded by the coding sequence ATGAATCGTATTGCAAAAATACTTGCAGGGGTCATTACGCTCTCTGCGCTTGCACTGGCCGGACCGGTCCTTGCGGCAAGCCACGGAAAAACCAAGATCGGCTTTATCTATGTCGGACCCGTAGGCGATCATGGTTGGTCCTACCAGCACAATCAGGGACGCCTCGCCATTGAAGAAGCCTTTGGCGACAAGGTCGAAACCACATATGTGGAAAATGTATCGGAAGGTCCCGACGCGGAGCGCGCCATTGAACGTCTCGCCCGTGAAGGGTTCAACATGATTTTCACCACGTCATTCGGGTACATGAACCCGACTGTGAAAGTGGCCGCAAAGTTCCCGGACATCTATTTCGAACACGCCACTGGTTATAAGCGTGCCGACAATGTTTCCACCTATTCGTCCCGTTTCTATGAAGGCCGCTACATCATCGGCCAGATTGCTGCGAAGGTCTCTGAAACCGGAACAGCCGGTTACATCGCCTCATTCCCGATTCCCGAAGTTGTGCGTGGCATCAACGCATTCATGCTGGGTGCGCAATCTGTTAATCCGGATTTCAAATTGAAAGTGGTTTGGGTCAACACATGGTTTGATCCGGGCAAGGAAGCTGATGCTGCCAAGGCTCTGATCGATCAGGGCGTTGACGTAATTTCCCAGCACACTGATTCACCAGCGCCCCTGCAAGTAGCTGCAGAGCGTGGCGTCAAGGGATTTGGTCAGGCATCTGACATGATCAGATTTGCACCGGAAGCCCAGTTGACGTCCATCGTGGATGTTTGGGATGCCTATTACGTATCCCGCGTGCAGGCAGCCATGGATGGCACATGGGAATCAACTGACACCTGGGGTGGCCTGGATGCCGATATGGTTGAAATGGCAGCTTACACAAACCTTCCAGACGACGTTGCTGCTGAGGCTGCTGTCACGCAGGAATCCATCCGCAGTGGCCAGTTTCATCCCTTCACCGGGCCGATCTACAAACAGGACGGTTCCTTGCTGGTAGGCGAGGGAGAGATTGTTGATGATGGCACGCTGCTTGGTATGAACTTCTACGTAAAAGGCGTTGATGGGGATCTCCCGCAATAA
- a CDS encoding ABC transporter permease, with the protein MEMYEAIILTIITAATPLLLAACGELVAERAGILNLGVEGMMIMGAVGAFAVAFTTGSPYLGIAAGIAAGAAASLPFAFLTISMVTNQVATGLALTILGLGLSGMIGDAYIGQPGVKLPPISVEGLSDLPYVGKILFSQDVIVYASIFLLLFVWIFLFKTRAGLSLRAVGDSHSSAHALGVSVRKVRYLAVIFGGACAGLAGAYLSLVYTPQWTEGMTAGRGWIAVVLVVFATWMPGRLLAGAYLFGAVAILQLHAQAAGVNIPSQFLSSLPYLATIIVLVLISRNRTLVKKNSPACLGKPFVPDV; encoded by the coding sequence ATGGAAATGTATGAAGCCATAATCCTGACCATCATCACCGCTGCAACGCCATTGCTGTTGGCAGCATGCGGGGAATTGGTTGCAGAGCGCGCCGGTATCCTGAATCTGGGTGTTGAAGGTATGATGATCATGGGTGCCGTGGGTGCCTTTGCCGTCGCGTTCACAACCGGGTCTCCCTATTTGGGAATAGCTGCGGGCATTGCAGCAGGTGCTGCTGCATCGCTCCCCTTTGCTTTCCTCACCATATCCATGGTCACCAATCAGGTGGCAACAGGACTTGCGCTTACAATTTTGGGCCTTGGCCTGTCTGGGATGATCGGTGATGCCTATATCGGGCAACCCGGCGTCAAGCTGCCTCCAATCAGCGTTGAGGGGTTATCTGATCTTCCCTATGTTGGGAAAATCCTGTTTTCCCAGGACGTGATTGTCTATGCTTCGATCTTCCTGTTGCTGTTTGTTTGGATTTTTCTCTTTAAAACCCGTGCGGGATTGTCGCTGAGAGCGGTTGGCGACAGCCATTCCTCCGCTCACGCATTAGGTGTCTCCGTGCGCAAAGTGCGCTATCTGGCCGTCATCTTTGGCGGAGCCTGTGCCGGACTGGCCGGGGCCTATCTGTCGCTGGTCTATACGCCGCAATGGACAGAGGGCATGACCGCTGGTCGTGGCTGGATCGCGGTGGTTCTGGTTGTCTTTGCAACATGGATGCCAGGACGGCTTTTGGCCGGTGCCTATCTGTTTGGGGCTGTGGCGATCCTTCAACTGCACGCACAGGCTGCAGGGGTCAATATTCCATCGCAGTTCCTGTCCAGCTTGCCGTATCTTGCCACGATAATTGTGCTTGTTTTGATTTCCAGGAATCGTACTCTTGTGAAAAAGAATTCACCCGCATGCCTTGGCAAACCCTTCGTGCCTGATGTCTAA
- a CDS encoding FGGY-family carbohydrate kinase produces MRDLYLAIDVGTGSIRAALVDLTGKIVAICHKEHEQIVPQHGWSEQRPQDWWDGTIASVQDVLTKVENAADRVACICTCGQMHGSVLIDDDGNLARAEALLWNDKRTQPQVDAFAARVHPADLLPITANMPATSWPAFKLLWLQENDPAAIESASTVLMPKDWINFKLTGERAQDFTEASMSYLMDSKTKTWSEQLIKLTGIPKRLLPEIKSPGDVLGTLYQNTALLLGLPAGIPVLVGAGDYPMALLGSGVSKPGLGSDVTGTSSIITFVHDAPVLNDEVSNVATVEGNWGSLTLLDAGGDAVRWARRAFHGNRRDYAEVAELATHAEAGSNGLFFLPYLSGERFGNHSNSRAQFFGLTAAHDLPDLHRAVLEGVAFSVRQKLPAVEGGAGRPDRIVAASGGAKSELWLSIKASMYGVPYLVPEELECGVVGAAILMAVASGNKSDIQDATRGMVRYGQQFNPIPAWAELYNEMMPVYADLYESSQQFYDRIDALPLTRKP; encoded by the coding sequence ATGCGTGATCTGTATCTTGCAATTGATGTCGGCACCGGAAGCATTCGTGCAGCATTGGTGGATCTGACCGGCAAGATTGTTGCGATTTGCCATAAGGAACATGAGCAAATCGTACCTCAACATGGCTGGTCCGAACAACGTCCTCAGGATTGGTGGGATGGCACAATTGCGAGTGTTCAGGATGTCCTGACAAAAGTTGAGAATGCTGCAGACCGAGTTGCATGCATATGTACATGTGGGCAAATGCACGGTTCAGTTCTGATTGACGATGATGGCAATCTGGCCCGGGCAGAAGCACTGCTTTGGAATGACAAACGAACACAGCCCCAAGTCGATGCATTTGCAGCTCGGGTCCACCCCGCTGATCTGCTCCCAATCACAGCAAATATGCCAGCCACCTCCTGGCCAGCGTTCAAACTGCTCTGGCTGCAGGAGAATGACCCAGCGGCCATTGAATCGGCCAGCACAGTTTTAATGCCAAAAGACTGGATTAATTTCAAATTGACAGGTGAAAGAGCGCAGGATTTTACCGAAGCCTCCATGAGTTATCTCATGGACAGCAAAACAAAGACCTGGTCAGAGCAACTCATCAAATTGACAGGCATTCCAAAACGGCTGCTTCCAGAGATCAAAAGCCCGGGAGACGTACTTGGAACGCTGTACCAAAACACCGCACTGCTCTTGGGTTTACCGGCTGGAATTCCCGTTTTGGTGGGTGCCGGGGATTATCCGATGGCCTTACTGGGGTCAGGTGTCTCAAAGCCCGGCCTTGGTTCTGATGTCACAGGCACATCGTCGATTATTACCTTTGTCCATGACGCACCCGTGCTCAATGATGAAGTGTCAAACGTGGCAACGGTTGAGGGAAATTGGGGCAGCCTCACGCTTCTTGATGCGGGCGGCGATGCTGTGCGCTGGGCCAGACGCGCCTTTCATGGCAATCGCAGAGACTATGCAGAGGTCGCAGAATTGGCCACGCATGCAGAAGCAGGCTCTAACGGCCTCTTCTTTCTGCCTTACCTGTCGGGAGAACGGTTTGGAAATCATAGCAATTCGCGCGCCCAGTTTTTTGGATTGACCGCGGCACACGACCTGCCGGATTTACATAGAGCTGTTCTGGAAGGTGTTGCCTTTTCGGTCCGGCAGAAGCTCCCGGCTGTTGAAGGCGGCGCAGGACGGCCGGATCGCATTGTCGCCGCGTCAGGCGGCGCAAAATCCGAGCTTTGGCTCAGCATAAAGGCCAGTATGTATGGCGTACCATATCTGGTTCCCGAAGAGCTGGAATGTGGCGTTGTTGGAGCGGCAATACTGATGGCAGTCGCATCCGGGAACAAGTCCGACATCCAGGACGCAACGCGTGGAATGGTGCGTTACGGACAGCAATTTAATCCGATACCGGCATGGGCCGAACTTTACAACGAAATGATGCCTGTCTACGCCGATCTCTATGAATCCTCACAACAATTCTATGACAGAATTGATGCACTGCCCCTCACCAGAAAACCTTGA
- the purU gene encoding formyltetrahydrofolate deformylase yields the protein MTVVLTLTCPDRPGIVAGLSEILAARECNILQSSQFFQPAPGTTRADGNGQFFLRVEFSAPATVSLEDLQKAVVGFANKFDAETHLFTDGTPIKCIVMVSKFDHCLQDIFYRTKTGVLPIEIVAVVSNHDVTRADVERLGIPFHLLKVTPETKTEQEMRLDDIVTRSGAELVVLARYMQVLSDSFSSKHFGKIINIHHSFLPAFKGAKPYHRAYDRGVKMIGATAHYVTPDLDEGPIIEQDAERVTHALNADDLVARGRAIEARVLSTAIQLHAERRVFINEHRTVVFER from the coding sequence ATGACCGTCGTATTGACGCTGACATGTCCGGACAGGCCTGGAATCGTGGCTGGCTTGTCTGAAATTCTGGCGGCCAGGGAATGCAACATTCTCCAAAGCTCGCAGTTCTTTCAACCAGCCCCCGGAACCACACGGGCAGATGGAAATGGACAGTTCTTTTTGCGTGTCGAATTTTCTGCACCGGCCACTGTTTCTTTAGAAGATCTGCAAAAAGCGGTCGTTGGTTTCGCTAACAAATTTGATGCTGAAACACATCTGTTTACGGACGGGACGCCAATCAAATGTATCGTCATGGTGTCCAAATTCGATCATTGCCTTCAGGATATCTTTTACCGGACAAAGACCGGCGTCCTGCCTATCGAGATTGTTGCAGTTGTCTCCAATCATGACGTAACGCGGGCGGATGTCGAACGTCTTGGAATTCCGTTTCATTTGCTGAAAGTCACACCGGAAACCAAGACCGAGCAGGAAATGCGGCTGGATGACATTGTGACCCGCTCCGGGGCCGAACTGGTGGTTCTTGCGCGATATATGCAAGTCCTGTCCGATAGTTTCAGTTCCAAACATTTTGGCAAAATAATCAATATTCACCACTCGTTTTTGCCCGCTTTCAAAGGCGCAAAACCCTATCACCGGGCCTATGACCGAGGTGTGAAAATGATTGGTGCAACGGCACATTATGTAACGCCAGATCTGGATGAAGGACCCATCATCGAACAGGATGCGGAGCGTGTAACACACGCCCTGAATGCCGATGATCTGGTGGCAAGAGGCCGTGCAATTGAAGCACGCGTCCTGTCGACAGCAATTCAGTTACATGCGGAGCGCCGCGTCTTCATAAATGAGCATCGCACCGTTGTGTTCGAACGCTAG